In Deltaproteobacteria bacterium, the genomic stretch TCATCTCCTGAATGCCCGCCGGCGTGCACGGCGCGAACCCCGGCGCACCCACGACCAGACGGCCGACGTTGACCGGATGGAAGCCATCCACATCCTTGTCGGGATCGATCGCCGCGATGACCTTGCCCTCGTCGATGTGTTTGGGAAGCGGAAGCTGCACGAGGATGCCGTGGATCTTCGGATCGCGGTTGTACTGGTCGACGAGCGCGAGCAGATCGGCCTCGGAAATGTCGGCGGACGGGCTCTCCTGCACCGAGTGGAAGCCCAGGTCGTGCGCCGCCTTCTGCTTGGCCGTCACATAGCTGACCGACGCCGGGTTCTCGCCGACGAGAATCGTCACGAGGCCGGGCGTGACACCGGTCGATGCAACCAGTTCGCGTGTTTGCCCGGCGATCTCCGCCCGGATCTGCTCCGAGATCTCCTTGCCCGAAAGAATCCTGGCCGTCACGCGCGCACCTGCCTTTCCATCGGTTCGCCTAGAACAGACCGGTGATCTTGCCCGTGTTCACATCGACGTCAATACGCCGGAACGCGGGATCGGACGCGGTCCCCGGCATGAGCTTGATGTCGCCCGCCACCGGCACCACGAAGCGCGCGCCGTAAAACACGAGAATGTCGCGGATCGGCAGTCGCCATCCGCGCGGCCGGCCCTTGAGATCGGGATCGTGCGAAAGCGACAGGTGCGACTTCACCATGCAGGTGCCCATCGAACGCACGCCCGGGTCACGTTCGAGTTCCTTCAGCTTCTGGTCGGACCGATTGAGATAGACCACGCCGTCCGCGCCGTAGACCTCGCGCGCGATTTTTTCGATGCGGTCCACGTGCGACATCTCGGCGGGATACAGCGGCTCGAAATGCGACGGCTCGCGACATGCGTCGATGACCGCGTCCGCCAGATCCGACGCGCCCTCGCCGCCCAGCAGCCAGTGTCGCGACACCGCCGCGCGGGCCCCGGCGCCTTCGGCGGCGCGTTCGACCATCTTGAGTTCGTCCGCGGTATCCGCGTCGAAATGATTGACGCACACGACGGGGTTGATGCCGGATCGTTTGACGATCTCGATGTGCGCGACGAGGTTCTCGAGACCCTTTTCCAGCAGGCCGAGATTCTCCTTCGTGTACGCGGAGTCGAGCTTCTTGCCGGGGACGACCGACGGACCGCCGCCGTGCATCTTGAGCGCGCGCACGGTCGCGACGATGACCGCCGCGTCGGGTTTGAGTCCCGAGATCCGGCACTTCAGGTTCCAGAATTTCTCGAACCCGATATCGGCGCCGAAGCCCGACTCGGTGACGTGAAAATCGGTAAGGCGCAGCGCGAGCAGATCGGAGACGATGGACGATTGGCCGATGGCGATGTTCGCAAATGGGCCCGCGTGCACAAACACCGGGTTGCCGCCGATGCTCTGCATGAGATTGGGGTTGAGCGCGTCCACCATCCACGCGGTCATCGCGCCGTCGACCTCGAGGTCCCGCGTCGTCACGCTTCTCCCGCGACGATCGCGTGCGACCACGATGCGCCCGATCATCTCCCGCATGTCGGCGAGCGAGCGGGCGACGGC encodes the following:
- a CDS encoding formate--tetrahydrofolate ligase; translation: MMTPTRRFYLDPRENPDWKVAEAAEAKMKSIYQLRDELGLLGDELLPQGNRIAKVDYPALMSRIGERRVGKYIDVTAITPTPLGEGKSTTVMGLVDGLAYRGKRASAAIRQPSGGPTFNIKGSAAGGGMAQCIPLAPFSLGLTGDIDKVVNAHNLMMVALTSRMQHEAINTDEFLSKKGLRRLDIDPRDVRVRWVMDFCAQSLRHIVIGLGEKLDGAMMETGFDIAVSSELMAILAVARSLADMREMIGRIVVARDRRGRSVTTRDLEVDGAMTAWMVDALNPNLMQSIGGNPVFVHAGPFANIAIGQSSIVSDLLALRLTDFHVTESGFGADIGFEKFWNLKCRISGLKPDAAVIVATVRALKMHGGGPSVVPGKKLDSAYTKENLGLLEKGLENLVAHIEIVKRSGINPVVCVNHFDADTADELKMVERAAEGAGARAAVSRHWLLGGEGASDLADAVIDACREPSHFEPLYPAEMSHVDRIEKIAREVYGADGVVYLNRSDQKLKELERDPGVRSMGTCMVKSHLSLSHDPDLKGRPRGWRLPIRDILVFYGARFVVPVAGDIKLMPGTASDPAFRRIDVDVNTGKITGLF
- the folD gene encoding bifunctional methylenetetrahydrofolate dehydrogenase/methenyltetrahydrofolate cyclohydrolase FolD yields the protein MTARILSGKEISEQIRAEIAGQTRELVASTGVTPGLVTILVGENPASVSYVTAKQKAAHDLGFHSVQESPSADISEADLLALVDQYNRDPKIHGILVQLPLPKHIDEGKVIAAIDPDKDVDGFHPVNVGRLVVGAPGFAPCTPAGIQEMIVRSGAETRGAEVVVVGRSNIVGKPIAIMLMQKAPGADATVTVVHTRSRDMASHTRRADILIVAAGVARAVTADMVKPGAVVIDVGVNRIGTTESGKAKLCGDVDFDAVKEIASAITPVPGGVGPMTITMLMKNTLIAARRAAGL